The sequence AGCTGTTGTTCAGTGGCTAAATTGCACTCTTCTGTGCTCCAGTATTTGCATTTACATTACAGACCACAGTGTGAAGGATGTTTCTTATTAGCAAAGCATCTATGTTGATTCCCCATTGCTCTGTGGTTTGTATCCCGATTACGAGAAAGTTTAAGACTCACCTTGGCATGTTTATGAGTCCTTCTTCTTTTGTGTGTACTTCTCAGGATTCTTTATACAATGGATGGCCCGAGAGAGAGAGGACATCCTAAATACTGGAGGATCACAATTAACCGGAGAAGGCTGATTAATAGCTAGGCTCTTAAAAGCTACTCTGTCCTGCCAAAATGCCTTCATCTCTGCTCCCAGTCATAGGGTTATGTTTACCTTTCAGACTGACTCGCAATTAGAATATGGAGATTTTATGACTGATGGTTTTGTTCATTAATTCAAACACTATAATAGGTCCTTGACTTATTTGGATTGAACTTTCGGACAGCTAGCAAATGACCTCAAGTATATTTTGCTCAGCAACAAATTTGAATCCCTCAGGCTGCGTGGTTTGTGTGTGGGACCTGTCACTCACTCACCAGTGCATCAGCTGAGCCGACTGTCCTGGGTTTGCAGCTCAGACAGTGGTGCTCCTCCCTTCTGTTATTTCAGGGACAGCCATGTGGAAAAGTGTATGCTTTGCAGTTTTCTCAAATGTTAGCATTCGTGAAGCTcttctgtcatcttttttttttaaataaagatttttatttatttatttgacagacagagatcacaagtaggcagagaggcaggcagagagagagaaagggaagcaggctccctggccgggctcgatcccaggaccctgagatcatgacctgagctgaaggcagagactttaacccactgagccacccaggtgccccaatacttcTGTCATCTTGCTCCCTCCCTGAATGCCTCCCTTCTTCTTCCGTTCCTTTCTCTTGCCTAATAAGGCTCTTGCTCTTAAACCTATGGTTTTACATTCCACAgaattctttcattattttttttttcctcactctttCCAGGCAATGTTGCCTTTATGCTATACAGTCTTCAGCatctatatttcaattaaaaagaatcaCATCTATTCTTTTATAGGAGTTCAGTGCTCTCATCTCTGTTCTTGTCTGATACTTACTTTGGCTTCTGTTTTCATTGACACAATTACCTGCAGCACTAGTTAGCTATGgtataatcatataataatagttggaaagacctgagctgaaaatcagCTCTGAAAACTACTAGTTGTGTTGGCACATACTTAAAACCGAGGGTCAATAGTACCTATTTTATCAACTCATTGTACATCTcgaaataaataatgtattacaGTGCTCACCCCAAATCAGACATATAGTATAAAGGGAAATGTTAGGAGAAATTCCACTAGGCAGGATCTTTGACTCTTATGGTCATAAGCACctaatacagtgcctggcatacagtaagtacttaataaatgcaTGTCAGCTGTTGCTGTTTTACTTATATTGTCATAACTCTCATCTTAatgctttgaaaattaaagataagCAGGGTGCATATAAAACACATACTAAAGGATATGGTACAAAGTAGGTGATTTGGCTAGAATGGTATTTTTAGAGACATATCATCAGATCGTTGGTTAGCGTTCTTGGGAAAACATCTTCAGAAAGACTAAAGGTCTTTTGATTTGTCCTTCTCAGGCATCCTGTTTTCCCTGGTGGTGATGCTGTATGTCATCTGGATCCAGGCAGTGGCTGACATGGAAGActacaaaaacatgaaaatgagaGACTGCTTGGAGTTTGTCCCTTCTGTTGTCTATGGCTGGTCATTTTTCCTGGCCCCGGcagggatatttttttctttgctagcTGGATTACTGTTTCTAGTTATTGGGCGGCATATACAGATACATCACTAATCAAATCGTTGCCACCAGCCTTTTCTTGAGAGATTTTAAAacagagaatttctttttcatttcgtTTTGGTGACCCCAGCATAGAATTAGACTAGTTGAGCTGGtatttgaattttgcttttacattttgcTTGTGATTTCCTCTAATAGGAAGGTCCTAGAATATTTCTGGACATCCACATGTTTCTA comes from Mustela nigripes isolate SB6536 chromosome 7, MUSNIG.SB6536, whole genome shotgun sequence and encodes:
- the TMEM182 gene encoding transmembrane protein 182 isoform X2, producing MLLGVVTVVTASFLIICAAPFASHILYKAGGGGYLAAGILFSLVVMLYVIWIQAVADMEDYKNMKMRDCLEFVPSVVYGWSFFLAPAGIFFSLLAGLLFLVIGRHIQIHH